Part of the Flavobacterium alkalisoli genome is shown below.
CAATAATCAAGTCAATGTTTCTTGTTTTTTGAGCCAGAGTAATGTCGCACACTTTATTAGGCTCATTTTTATACAGAAACCCGATGTGTGACAGGCAGATAACAAGATCACACTTTTCGTCCTGCTTAAGGGTTTTGGTTATATCTTTTGCAACTTCAACAGGGTCGTTGTAAACTGTTTCTTTGTAAAGACGTTTGTCTACAAGTCCGGCAAGTTCAATTCCTAAACCGAAAACACCAATCCTTATTCCGTTTTTTACAAAAACCTTATACGGCTTAACAATACCGTCCAGTATGGTGTTTTTAAAATCGTAGTTAGCCGATACAAAATCAAACTTTGCATGGGGCAGTTGTGCATAAAAACCGTCTATACCATTATCAAAGTCATGATTACCTAAAGTGGCAAGGTCATACTTTAGCATGCTCATCAGCTTAAATTCCAGTTCCCCGCCATAGTAGTTAAAATAAGGCGTTCCCTG
Proteins encoded:
- a CDS encoding bifunctional metallophosphatase/5'-nucleotidase, which encodes MKRRDFIQKTAAGSALVLGGLSLSSFNDPVKKITILHTNDVHSHIDPFPDDDPRNANMGGVARRATLIESIRQENENILLLDAGDIFQGTPYFNYYGGELEFKLMSMLKYDLATLGNHDFDNGIDGFYAQLPHAKFDFVSANYDFKNTILDGIVKPYKVFVKNGIRIGVFGLGIELAGLVDKRLYKETVYNDPVEVAKDITKTLKQDEKCDLVICLSHIGFLYKNEPNKVCDITLAQKTRNIDLIIGGHTHTFLKKPYIEKNLDGEEVLINQVGCYGLNLGQVDFYFENGSKTFNGRSITV